A window of the Sandaracinaceae bacterium genome harbors these coding sequences:
- a CDS encoding SUMF1/EgtB/PvdO family nonheme iron enzyme — MACVPGASFVMGVDADAHVCDQPGNNHDRAPTTTPAHRVEVSTFFMDLTEVTNGAYQACVAARDCPRDGPRYRDFSAPTQAITGVSWFSARAFCRAQGKRLPTEAEWELAARGPDGDTHPWGNQESDCTLAIIKDSTGRSCGRQQRSTRPTSGRVNEVAARPAGRYGLFDMMGNAEEWVADWWSPTYAACGEACLGRDPQGPCGGADECPGHNRRVVRGGSWYWPASHATGYHRRRHMPDNRLIHHFGFRCAQSLPSAP, encoded by the coding sequence ATGGCCTGCGTCCCTGGCGCGTCGTTCGTGATGGGCGTGGACGCGGACGCCCACGTCTGCGACCAGCCTGGCAACAACCACGACCGCGCGCCGACGACCACGCCCGCGCACCGGGTGGAGGTCAGCACGTTCTTCATGGACCTGACCGAGGTCACCAACGGCGCGTATCAGGCGTGCGTCGCAGCCCGTGACTGTCCGCGCGACGGACCACGCTACCGTGACTTCTCCGCTCCGACGCAGGCGATCACGGGCGTGAGCTGGTTCAGCGCGCGAGCCTTCTGTCGCGCGCAAGGCAAGCGGCTCCCCACCGAGGCCGAGTGGGAGCTGGCTGCGCGCGGACCCGACGGGGACACCCACCCGTGGGGCAACCAGGAGTCCGACTGCACGCTGGCCATCATCAAGGACAGCACCGGACGCTCGTGCGGACGTCAGCAGCGCAGCACGCGTCCCACCTCGGGGCGCGTCAACGAAGTCGCCGCGCGCCCGGCCGGACGCTACGGGCTCTTCGACATGATGGGCAACGCGGAGGAGTGGGTGGCGGACTGGTGGTCGCCCACGTACGCCGCGTGCGGGGAGGCGTGCCTAGGACGAGACCCGCAGGGGCCGTGCGGAGGCGCGGACGAGTGTCCGGGCCACAACCGGCGCGTGGTGCGCGGAGGTTCGTGGTACTGGCCTGCGTCCCACGCGACGGGCTACCACCGACGTCGGCACATGCCAGACAACCGGCTGATTCATCACTTCGGCTTCCGCTGCGCGCAGAGCCTGCCTAGCGCCCCGTAG
- a CDS encoding tetratricopeptide repeat protein, translated as MPSPSTITLARQLFRAGRWEEAARVARHVARQDPSLAAECAALVGMSFLRAGRPEDARAPLEYALRENPSSHTLQLACAQAALSTGDDIALERALEGATVGIEKQRAALRWARRELPTNSAFIALSSDARPTVEQWESGVRALIALGRLDDAARLCELVPPSAPPDLEQIFEARVATARGDTPTAVDAWRRVLVHGTSLAAEAFDAMLAVDAPDEARTIAQRSASLSGDTLLMGRMALYEGRLEDARALLARATESPERRTTLAALALLSGDHERVTALLAETDRAPADELIWAESLRRRGNVEEAMQAYAALSADTLALSAAAPLCRVSCMTGWDDVEGEPGALVADLRADFPDLAAIEEPRAFAQAALDALSGNWGAAATRPRPDGTLRRQRVARPMRDRVAILRQALTLLPLPEVLNQCAALEAERGPHPLIATYGAELLLWWGDYEGAEAWLARAFDLDPGTRWGHVGLATLQNLKGDPQAALDTMTRQANTMVPLPNSAACTAESHLLLGDPRSAEADFRVALEGHPTRLSSWLGLALAQVRQAADPSASLSRVRRLTPVFHRQWQREVASLPVEQALLHGLSMLRGNRGSGLITWWTADGVFHGEQVVRVGAS; from the coding sequence GTGCCGAGCCCCTCGACCATCACGCTCGCCCGACAGCTCTTCCGCGCGGGGCGTTGGGAGGAGGCAGCCCGCGTCGCGCGCCACGTGGCCCGGCAGGACCCCAGCCTAGCGGCGGAGTGTGCCGCGCTGGTCGGCATGAGCTTCTTGCGAGCGGGGCGCCCCGAGGACGCGCGCGCTCCTCTCGAGTACGCGCTGCGGGAGAACCCGTCGTCGCACACGCTGCAGCTGGCGTGCGCGCAGGCGGCGCTCTCCACGGGAGATGACATCGCCCTCGAGCGCGCGCTCGAGGGCGCGACGGTCGGGATCGAGAAGCAACGTGCAGCGCTGCGCTGGGCGCGCCGCGAGCTGCCGACGAACAGCGCGTTCATCGCCTTGAGCTCGGACGCTCGACCGACCGTGGAGCAGTGGGAGAGCGGCGTGCGTGCGCTCATCGCCCTCGGGCGGCTCGACGACGCCGCGCGCCTCTGCGAGCTGGTGCCACCCAGCGCTCCGCCCGACCTCGAGCAGATCTTCGAGGCGCGAGTCGCGACCGCACGTGGTGACACCCCCACGGCCGTCGACGCGTGGCGTCGGGTGCTCGTCCACGGCACCTCGCTCGCGGCGGAGGCCTTCGACGCCATGCTCGCGGTGGATGCCCCGGACGAGGCGCGCACCATCGCCCAACGCAGCGCGTCGCTCAGCGGCGACACGCTGTTGATGGGGCGTATGGCGCTCTACGAAGGGCGCCTCGAGGATGCGCGGGCGCTTCTCGCGCGCGCGACGGAGAGCCCGGAGCGTCGGACGACGCTAGCAGCGCTGGCCCTGCTGTCGGGCGACCACGAGCGCGTGACCGCGCTCCTCGCCGAGACCGACCGCGCGCCCGCCGACGAGCTGATCTGGGCCGAGTCGCTACGCCGCAGGGGGAACGTCGAGGAGGCCATGCAGGCTTACGCGGCGCTCTCCGCCGACACGCTCGCCCTCAGCGCGGCGGCGCCTCTCTGCCGGGTGAGCTGCATGACCGGGTGGGACGACGTCGAGGGGGAGCCCGGGGCACTCGTCGCCGATCTGCGCGCGGACTTCCCGGACCTCGCCGCCATCGAGGAGCCACGCGCGTTCGCGCAGGCCGCCCTCGACGCGCTCAGCGGGAATTGGGGCGCCGCCGCCACGCGTCCGCGGCCCGACGGGACGCTGCGCAGGCAGCGCGTCGCGCGGCCCATGCGCGACCGCGTGGCGATCCTCCGACAGGCCCTGACGCTGCTGCCCCTCCCAGAGGTGCTCAACCAGTGCGCGGCGCTCGAGGCCGAGCGAGGACCGCATCCGTTGATCGCGACCTACGGCGCAGAGCTGCTGCTGTGGTGGGGGGACTACGAGGGCGCGGAGGCGTGGCTCGCGCGGGCGTTCGACCTCGATCCGGGGACGCGCTGGGGGCACGTCGGTCTCGCCACGCTTCAAAACCTGAAGGGGGACCCGCAGGCCGCGCTCGACACCATGACCCGGCAGGCGAACACGATGGTGCCGCTTCCGAACAGCGCTGCGTGCACCGCCGAGTCCCACCTCTTGCTGGGCGATCCCCGGTCCGCAGAAGCCGACTTCCGCGTTGCGCTCGAGGGACACCCCACGCGTCTCAGCAGCTGGCTGGGGCTCGCGCTGGCCCAGGTGCGCCAGGCCGCCGATCCGAGCGCTTCGCTCTCACGGGTGCGGCGCCTCACGCCCGTGTTTCATCGGCAGTGGCAACGCGAGGTGGCGTCGCTCCCGGTGGAGCAGGCGCTCCTGCACGGGCTCTCCATGCTCCGAGGCAATCGCGGGTCCGGGCTGATCACGTGGTGGACGGCCGACGGTGTGTTCCACGGGGAACAGGTCGTGCGCGTCGGCGCGTCATGA